A genomic segment from Thamnophis elegans isolate rThaEle1 chromosome 3, rThaEle1.pri, whole genome shotgun sequence encodes:
- the FAM166B gene encoding protein FAM166B, whose amino-acid sequence MGATAAFAPKLSQVLMTPEPHFLPGYGGYCPRYKFCLGQTYGKLTSQLLAAPGRSGRLLLQPNCALRAPKERPGFGRRARGKACMGVPGYTGFVPRVQHHFAKTYGEICREAWLEFAPPQESGTRDQAMEATEAPQLESRPLPALPTAGTAAAVSTLAFRPSGTAPALQRTFVPGFTGFVPRLQFLIGASYPVLAHRAMVEFEEMLQKTGRDSSLRGGPLPPLAKTYPTDGGLLPHYRGYVPGYKYQFGHTYGHLTRDALGQSTLEKQVLGVTQ is encoded by the exons ATGGGTGCGACGGCGGCGTTTGCCCCCAAACTCAGCCAGGTGCTGATGACCCCGGAGCCCCACTTCCTCCCCGG ATACGGCGGCTACTGTCCCCGCTACAAGTTCTGCCTGGGCCAGACTTACGGGAAGCTCACGTCGCAGCTGCTGGCCGCTCCCGGCCGCTCCGGCCGGCTCCTCCTGCAGCCCAACTGCGCCCTCCGCGCCCCAAAGGAGCGGCCGGGGTTCGGCCGGAGGGCGCGGGGCAAAGCCTGCATGGGGGTCCCGGGCTATACCG GATTCGTCCCCAGGGTGCAGCACCACTTTGCCAAGACCTACGGAGAAATCTGCAGGGAGGCCTGGCTGGAGTTTGCACCCCCGCAGGAGTCGGGGACCCGGGACCAAGCCATGGAGGCGACCGAAGCCCCCCAGCTGGAAAGCAGA CCTCTACCTGCCCTGCCCACGGCTGGCACTGCCGCTGCTGTCTCCACCCTGGCTTTCCGGCCCTCAGGAACGGCCCCCGCGCTGCAGAGAACCTTTGTTCCAG GTTTCACTGGCTTTGTGCCTCGCCTCCAGTTCCTGATTGGAGCCAGCTACCCCGTTCTTGCCCACCGGGCAATGGTGGAGTTTGAGGAGATGCTGCAGAAAACGGGGCGGGACTCTTCACTGAGGGGGGGTCCCCTCCCACCCCTGGCCAAGACATACCCCACAGACGGGGGCCTCCTGCCCCACTACAGAGGCTATGTGCCAG GTTACAAGTACCAATTCGGCCACACCTACGGCCACCTGACCCGCGACGCCCTGGGCCAAAGCACCCTGGAGAAGCAGGTGCTGGGTGTCACGCAGTAG